The Impatiens glandulifera chromosome 8, dImpGla2.1, whole genome shotgun sequence genome includes a window with the following:
- the LOC124912823 gene encoding probable purine permease 4 — protein MEFDQSHYSLTNNNNDNKGKLAILMAINGACLFVGSVSSTLLSKFYFIHNGSSRWVSTLVQSAGFPLLLPFIFLPPYLFPSTHHRKPFACFSRKLLILSILAGFLIGVDNFLFSWGTSYLPVSTSSLLLSSQLAFNLLLSVIIVKQNITFHNLNCVVLLTLASVLLAMGSTNDRVLGLTRPDYFVGFFCTIGAGLLFALYLPLMEMIYRKVDCFAMVVEMQMVMEASATALIVVGMTVANRYEDLGTKESEIFDMGPKAYWWTVVGTTVTWQLSFMGTAGVVFLTTSLTGGVCMTALMAVNVLGGVVVYGDKFSSLKAISTILCGWGFCSYVYGIYSETKYVDVDDEDMSLKTNHDHHRLRMAEKDGV, from the exons ATGGAGTTCGATCAATCTCACTATTCCCTTACCAACAATAATAACGACAACAAAGGGAAACTAGCGATTCTAATGGCGATCAACGGCGCATGTCTTTTTGTTGGATCGGTCTCATCCACTCTACTTTCCAAATTCTACTTCATCCATAACGGTTCTAGTCGATGGGTCTCAACCCTAGTTCAATCCGCTGGCTTTCCTCTCCTCCTCCCTTTCATTTTCCTTCCACCTTACCTCTTTCCATCCACCCACCACCGAAAACCATTCGCTTGTTTCTCTCGAAAACTCCTCATACTCTCCATTCTTGCCGGTTTCCTCATCGGAGTTGATAACTTCCTCTTCTCTTGGGGCACTTCTTACCTCCCTGTCTCTACCTCATCTCTTCTCTTATCTTCTCAACTTGCTTTCAACCTTCTCTTATCGGTTATTAttgttaaacaaaatattacttttcatAACTTGAATTGTGTAGTTTTGCTTACGTTGGCTTCGGTTCTTCTTGCTATGGGCTCGACAAATGATCGAGTCTTGGGTTTGACCCGCCCCGATTACTTCGTTGGGTTCTTTTGCACGATTGGGGCGGGTCTTCTTTTCGCTCTTTATCTACCTCTCATGGAGATGATATATAGGAAGGTGGATTGTTTCGCTATGGTGGTGGAGATGCAGATGGTGATGGAGGCGTCCGCAACCGCACTTATAGTGGTCGGCATGACGGTTGCAAATAG GTACGAGGACTTGGGGACGAAGGAAAGTGAGATATTCGACATGGGTCCTAAAGCATATTGGTGGACGGTGGTGGGAACAACGGTGACATGGCAATTGAGTTTCATGGGAACGGCGGGGGTGGTGTTCTTGACAACATCATTAACCGGTGGAGTATGCATGACAGCGCTTATGGCGGTTAATGTTTTGGGCGGGGTGGTTGTTTACGGCGATAAATTTAGCAGCTTAAAGGCAATTTCGACGATTTTATGTGGTTGGGGATTTTGTTCTTATGTTTATGGTATTTATTCAGAGACAAAGTATGTCGACGTCGATGATGAAGATATGAGTTTAAAGACCAATCATGATCATCACCGGCTAAGGATGGCGGAGAAGGACGGCGTTTAG